TATACTAAATTTGTTCAACTTAAGTTTAATTAGGTTAAACACAAACATGATTTATGTCCCCATATAGAAATTTAGAAGAGTACAATCTTGAAATTACCGATGAAGTTAAAAGCAGATATTCATCTATTATTGATGAAATTGGTGAAGATGTAGAAAGAGAAGGTTTGGTTAAAACACCAGAGCGTGCCGCTAAAGCTATGCTATTTTTAACTCAAGGGTATAAACAAGATCCAGTAGAGATTTTAAAAGGGGCAATGTTTAAAGAAGAATATGATGATATGGTTATTATAAAGGATATTGAATTGTATTCTTTATGCGAGCATCATATGTTGCCATTTTTTGGCAAAGCACATATTGCATATATACCTAATGGTCAAATTGTTGGGTTAAGTAAAATACCTCGTGTTGTTGATGTTTTTGCTAGAAGATTACAGGTGCAAGAAAGGCTAACACACGACATTTTAGAGTGCATCAATAATACATTAAAACCCAAAGGTGTTGCTGTTGTAATTGAGGCGTCTCACATGTGTATGATGATGCGTGGTGTACAGAAACAAAACTCGGTAACTACAACTTCAGGATTTAGAGGACAGTTCGAAAAAATTGAGACAAGAAACGAGTTTTTGAAACTAATCAGCGCAAAACTTTCTTAGAAGGTCTTAATCATCTTTTATTTATTTTTAAAATTTGGCATCTTTGTTGCATTCTTAAGTTAGAATAACTAATTTTTAAATATGTCAATTTTAAAAGAAAAAAAATATAAGCAACTTTTAATGGGGTTGCTTTTTGACGGTATAGGTATGCTGTCTTTCGTAATACCTTTTGTAGGTGAATTTTCAGATATAGTCTGGGCACCGTTGGCGGCCTGGCTAATGACCAGAATGTATAAAGGTAAGGTAGGGCAAGCTGCAGGTGTATTTACTTTCTTAGAAGAGATAATACCAGGGTTTGATATTATACCATCATTTACACTTATGTGGTTATATACTTATGTTTTCAAAGGAGCCAAAAAAGGGCAGACAATAGAGGTATAAATCTTACTTTTAATTTATTAAATATCTTAACTTTAGCTCAAATCACATGAGTTTTGAAGAGAAGAAGTTTTGTAGCAAAATCTAGTTTAGGTGGTCTAGCTGCCTTATTAGGTGTAGATATAGTTTATAAAAATGTAATGCCAGCTGGTTATACTCCTGTAGCCTTACAAGATTCAGACCCATTTAAATTATTCAATAAAGACAAGGGTATGGTCGTTTTAAACGATAAACCTTGGAATATTGAGGCTCAAGCTCATCTTCTAGATGATAGGATAACACCCAATAAATCTATTTTTATTCGAAATAACGGACTCATTCCTGAGAAAATCGATGTAGAAAAATGGACGCTTACCATAGATGGCGAATCTGCCCAACAAGAAAAAACGTATACCCTTGCAGAACTTAAATCTAAATTTAAACATCACACCTATCAATTAACACTGGAATGTGGTGGTAACGGTAGAAGTGAATTTGATCCTCCTGCGAAGGGTAATCAATGGACAATTGGTGCGGTGTACTGTGCTAGCTGGACAGGTATTAGATTACGCGATGTTTTAGAAGATGTAGGTATAAAAGATGATGCCGTATATTTTGGATATCATGCAGCCGATATACATTTGAGTAGAGATCCTACAAAAGAGCCAATATCTAGAGGTGCGCCGATGTCTAAGGCTTTGCAAGACGAAACCATATTAGCTTTTAAAATGAACGGAGAGGATATTCCTTTAGCTCATGGATATCCATTACGGGTAATTGCTGGTGGTTGGCCTGCTTCGGTTTCCGGAAAATGGTTGCAACGCATCAGTATTAGAAATATAGTTCATGATGGTACTAAAATGACTGGTACTGCTTATAGAGTGCCTTGTAAACCGGTTGCGCCTGGTGAGAAAGTGACAGATGAAGATATGTGCATTATAGAATCTATGCCTGTTAAATCTTTAGTAACATACCCTAAGTCTGGGGCAACGTTATCTAAAGGGAAGAAGTTGAATATTAGAGGGCACGCTTGGGCGGGTGAGTTGGAGGTTTCTAAAATGGAATATTCTATAGATTTTGGTGCCACATGGAATACCTGTACTATTGAAAAACCTGCTAATCGTTTAGCTTGGCAACATTTCTCAGCACAAATTTATTTTCAGCAAGAAGGATATTATGAGGTTTGGGCAAAAGCAACTGATGCCAATGGTATTAGCCAGCCAATGTTATTACCAGGTTGGAATCCAAAAGGGTATTTAAATAACGCTTGTCACAGAATAGCCGTAAAAATCACATAGATGAAAAAGCAAAATCATGACAAAGTAAAACACAATGTTAAAGATCTTTTTAGAAAGATATGGTTAGTAAGTGTTATTCTAGCTATTGTAGCTGCTGCGTTGATATATTTTGTTAAAGATTCAAATCTATCTAACGAACCAGATACAGAAATTGTGGATATGCCTGTTGAAGTTGATTTCGATAAAATTGAAAATGGTATTCACTTACGTACTGGTTTTATTGATGCGCCTGGTATGATAGAGACCATTCAGAATTGTACCAATTGTCACTCATCAAAACTTGTTATTCAGAATAGAATGAATGCGGAACGCTGGAAATCTACCATTAAATGGATGCAAGAAACTCAAAATTTGTGGGAGTTAGGTGAGAATGAAACTGTAATTATTAATTATCTGGTAACCAATTATCCGCCGAAAAAGGTGGGTAGGAGAGCTGCTTTAACGGATGTTGAGTGGTATCAGTTAAAAGAATAGAAAGCATAAAAAAGCCTTTGAATTTTAATTCAAAGGCTTTTTATATTATAATAAACTGTGCTTATTCTACTACTACGGTAAAAGTTTGAGCAATGTCAGTCTCTCCGCCAGCATCAGCGGTAGTGCCGTCGTTTGGTTTTTTAGGCTCATGACGTAACGTAATAGTAATAGTGCCAGAACCAGCATCGCCAGTAGTTAATTCAAACTCAATACCTATTGGGTTACCGTCCTCATCAGTATCAGTATAAGTCACTTCAGCTAAAGAACCAGTAAGTCCAAAGAAAAACTGGTGCTCATCAGATTCTTCAGCTACTTCTTCAGTAATATCTTCTGCAGGAGTTTCAGTTTCATTCAACAATTCTATACTTCCTGAATAAGTTGTATTTGCTGTTAAATTGTCTGCGGTTATAACAGGAGCATTTGGTCCATCTCCATCTAAATCTTGAGATTGAAGTGTTGCAGTACCATCAGCACTAGTTAAAGTAACAGTCATGGTAGTAATTATTTCTTCTTCATTTACTACTTCTGGCGTATCGTCATCGCTAGAACATGAAGTCATAACTGTAGCCATTAAACTTAGGGCTAGAACTGCTTTTAGGGTTTTGTTTCTTTTCATAGTTGTACTTGCTTTCATTTGTTAGTAATTATTATTAATAGTTAAAAATTAGGCGTAGACTTATATTTCTACCCATATCGTCTACAAAATATCGTTGGCGGTTTAAGTAATCGCGATAATTGGTATTTAATAGGTTGCTTGCACTTAGACCTACAGTTAAATCATTTTTGTTTTTAAGTGTAAAAGATGCTTCGGTATTTAGAGATAAAAGGTGATAAGCATCTGGTGATGTATTGATATCCAAAATCACATCTTCTTGCTGTTCTGGAGAAAAAACCTCAATGTTATCAGGATATCTTTTTTGCTCGAATGCATACTGACTTTCTAGACTAACTAAAAAATTATTCCATTTAGGGTTTGTATATGTAATGCTATTTGTAAAGTTGGCTGCAGGTATATTAATCAGCGGCGTATCTGTTTCTGTATCAGTTCCTCTTACCCACGCAAATTTGTGATCTGTTCTAATTCTAGAAGACCAATTGTTGTATAATGATGCATCAAGACCCAATAGAACGGCATCAGTCTGGCGATAAGACCATACAGGGAAAGCACCTCTAATAGTGAATTCTACACCTGTAGGTTCAACAAGTATAAAGTCTTTAATACTATTTAGAAAAGGGGGAGAAGGTATAACCCCATTTACTGGTATTTCTTTCTAAGGATAGGGAGAGTTTAGATGACGTCTCACTCTTAATTCTTAAATCGCCCAACTCTATACGTGCTGCAGAGTGGTGTAGTCCATCACTAAATAATTCTGAAGGATTAGGAGCCCTTTGCGAGTATGCATAATTAAAACGTAAATGATCTTTGTCGTTTAATTCATAATGAAACCCTGCGGTACCAGAGAAATTATGGTAGTCAAAAACAGGATTTACAAGTAATTGTGTACCTAAGTCTTCAATAATTATATCTGCAAAATCCACATCATAACCTCGCTCTTCCCAACGGGAAACTCTATAAAACTTTTTTGAATCTATTCTGCTAAAGTCATAACGAGCACCTGCATCTAAAGTCCAATCACTGTTTAGTTCATAGCTGCTAATAGCGAAAAGACCAAAATCGTATTTGTCGTAATCAGGTATCAATCTTCTTACACCAGTATCAGGGTTAGCAAAGTTGGTTTGAAATCTGCCCATTGCGCCAGCCTTAATGTCTAAACCTTGTTTTGCATCAAACTTTATATTGGATAAAATAGAATGAGTGGTTAACTGGAGATCTAATGAAGCTTTATCTGCATCATCACCTACACGAATATCATATTCAAACCTTCTGTTTTTTTGAAAATCATATTGGGTAGTCCATTTTCCAAATCCTTCGAACCTTCTATAGTAATTTAGTTTTGCTAAATGATGGGTTACTTCTTGGTTAGGATTGGTAATATCATAAGTAAAATCATTTATTACGCTTGGAACATCACTATTAATAGCGTTAATTAAATCATCTACATTACCAATATGAGAAGCTCTTAAAATTCCAATTTCTGAGTTGAAATAAGAATAATATCCTTCCCATCCTTGTTCAAAATCTCTTTTACCAACATTTAGTGATAGGCCACTTTCTTTTATGCCTGTATTAGAAAGTAGGTAATCTGGAGCTTCTAAATCTCCTAATCTTTTATAAGAACCTTGTGCCTTAATATACAATCCTGATTTATATGATTTGGTCAATGACGATGTAATATTACCACCACG
Above is a window of Maribacter aquivivus DNA encoding:
- the folE gene encoding GTP cyclohydrolase I FolE, which encodes MSPYRNLEEYNLEITDEVKSRYSSIIDEIGEDVEREGLVKTPERAAKAMLFLTQGYKQDPVEILKGAMFKEEYDDMVIIKDIELYSLCEHHMLPFFGKAHIAYIPNGQIVGLSKIPRVVDVFARRLQVQERLTHDILECINNTLKPKGVAVVIEASHMCMMMRGVQKQNSVTTTSGFRGQFEKIETRNEFLKLISAKLS
- a CDS encoding sulfite oxidase produces the protein MKRRSFVAKSSLGGLAALLGVDIVYKNVMPAGYTPVALQDSDPFKLFNKDKGMVVLNDKPWNIEAQAHLLDDRITPNKSIFIRNNGLIPEKIDVEKWTLTIDGESAQQEKTYTLAELKSKFKHHTYQLTLECGGNGRSEFDPPAKGNQWTIGAVYCASWTGIRLRDVLEDVGIKDDAVYFGYHAADIHLSRDPTKEPISRGAPMSKALQDETILAFKMNGEDIPLAHGYPLRVIAGGWPASVSGKWLQRISIRNIVHDGTKMTGTAYRVPCKPVAPGEKVTDEDMCIIESMPVKSLVTYPKSGATLSKGKKLNIRGHAWAGELEVSKMEYSIDFGATWNTCTIEKPANRLAWQHFSAQIYFQQEGYYEVWAKATDANGISQPMLLPGWNPKGYLNNACHRIAVKIT
- a CDS encoding monoheme cytochrome C, whose protein sequence is MKKQNHDKVKHNVKDLFRKIWLVSVILAIVAAALIYFVKDSNLSNEPDTEIVDMPVEVDFDKIENGIHLRTGFIDAPGMIETIQNCTNCHSSKLVIQNRMNAERWKSTIKWMQETQNLWELGENETVIINYLVTNYPPKKVGRRAALTDVEWYQLKE
- a CDS encoding type 1 periplasmic binding fold superfamily protein, which translates into the protein MKRNKTLKAVLALSLMATVMTSCSSDDDTPEVVNEEEIITTMTVTLTSADGTATLQSQDLDGDGPNAPVITADNLTANTTYSGSIELLNETETPAEDITEEVAEESDEHQFFFGLTGSLAEVTYTDTDEDGNPIGIEFELTTGDAGSGTITITLRHEPKKPNDGTTADAGGETDIAQTFTVVVE
- a CDS encoding TonB-dependent receptor, producing MKNYLYVFVIFCSSIIYAQDCNSILIGEIVDFHDNSPLSGATINLTGKNLSTVSKENGKFTFKNLCDGVLELEISHPECTTKFITVTVNGDTFSEIRLEHHLEELTEVKVIGDVPKNTNSGQENILSIKDVERSSGNSLGDALKKIPGVSTLNTGGNIVKPVIQGLNGSRILILNNNVRMQDMEWGEEHAPNVDVNANQNISVIKGAAAIEYGGDAIGGVIVLEPLPVIRTDSLFGKTQLNLFSNGRGGNITSSLTKSYKSGLYIKAQGSYKRLGDLEAPDYLLSNTGIKESGLSLNVGKRDFEQGWEGYYSYFNSEIGILRASHIGNVDDLINAINSDVPSVINDFTYDITNPNQEVTHHLAKLNYYRRFEGFGKWTTQYDFQKNRRFEYDIRVGDDADKASLDLQLTTHSILSNIKFDAKQGLDIKAGAMGRFQTNFANPDTGVRRLIPDYDKYDFGLFAISSYELNSDWTLDAGARYDFSRIDSKKFYRVSRWEERGYDVDFADIIIEDLGTQLLVNPVFDYHNFSGTAGFHYELNDKDHLRFNYAYSQRAPNPSELFSDGLHHSAARIELGDLRIKSETSSKLSLSLERNTSKWGYTFSPFSK